One region of bacterium genomic DNA includes:
- a CDS encoding ABC transporter substrate-binding protein, whose amino-acid sequence MIRLKYFCVYTLLLLAACSSDPKKSIDIPVGFYGPLSGNMASFGNTVRRGIELGIEEINRDGLKGKRLRLFVEDDRGNPEEAQSAVSRLITRDRVVAILGDPSSSSCLAGAPVCQQHRIPMITPTATNIKVTQCGDFIFRVCWIDPFQGEIMGRFAAEHLKAKTVAALFDVGSDYSTGLAEVFKATAEKLGARMVAWESFSAGDTNFSAQLTNIQKANPDILFLPVYYNETGLILRQLRAAGSKITVLGSDGWDSPQLWDIGGEALNGSYFVTHFLPSDPAPEVQHFVAAFGKRYEGNPSMGEALGYDAVRILADAMMRSSFTEPEKIRDALAGTKNFEGVTGKITIDANRNALKPAMLIKIENQKPVLFQKLMPAGGE is encoded by the coding sequence ATGATTCGCCTTAAGTATTTTTGCGTTTACACTTTGCTTTTACTTGCAGCTTGTTCCTCTGATCCAAAAAAGTCGATTGATATACCGGTTGGTTTTTACGGACCGCTGAGCGGCAATATGGCTTCTTTTGGGAACACGGTTCGAAGAGGGATTGAATTGGGAATCGAAGAGATCAATCGTGACGGTTTGAAAGGGAAGCGATTGCGGTTATTTGTGGAAGATGACCGGGGGAATCCTGAAGAAGCGCAGAGCGCGGTGAGCAGATTGATTACGCGGGACCGTGTTGTTGCGATTCTGGGCGATCCTTCTTCTTCCAGCTGTTTGGCCGGCGCGCCTGTTTGTCAACAACACCGAATTCCCATGATTACGCCCACCGCAACGAACATTAAAGTCACGCAATGCGGCGATTTTATTTTTCGTGTTTGCTGGATCGATCCCTTTCAAGGTGAAATCATGGGGCGCTTTGCCGCTGAACATCTAAAAGCAAAAACCGTGGCGGCGCTCTTTGACGTTGGCAGTGATTACTCCACAGGTCTAGCCGAAGTTTTCAAAGCCACGGCAGAAAAATTGGGAGCTCGGATGGTAGCATGGGAATCCTTTAGCGCCGGGGATACAAATTTTTCCGCGCAATTGACGAACATCCAAAAAGCAAATCCTGACATTCTCTTTCTGCCGGTCTATTACAACGAAACCGGTTTGATTTTGCGCCAGCTCCGCGCGGCCGGTTCGAAGATCACCGTCCTCGGATCGGATGGATGGGATTCGCCGCAGCTGTGGGATATCGGTGGTGAGGCGCTCAACGGTTCTTATTTTGTCACGCATTTTTTGCCATCAGATCCAGCTCCTGAGGTGCAGCACTTTGTTGCCGCTTTTGGAAAACGCTATGAAGGAAATCCATCCATGGGGGAAGCGCTCGGCTATGATGCGGTTAGAATTCTGGCCGATGCAATGATGCGATCTTCCTTTACTGAACCGGAGAAGATTCGCGATGCGCTGGCAGGAACCAAAAATTTTGAAGGCGTAACCGGTAAAATTACAATAGATGCAAATCGAAATGCGCTCAAGCCGGCGATGCTCATAAAAATTGAAAATCAGAAACCTGTTCTTTTTCAAAAACTAATGCCGGCCGGCGGTGAATGA
- a CDS encoding DUF2442 domain-containing protein, translating to MSTLLNEIQLARAKSVSLSDDSLIVDLTDGRTISVPLAWYPRLVHGSPKERNHLEIIGNGQGIHWPDLDEDLSIEGLLLGKTSGESQRSLQNWLKKRNKQKRKK from the coding sequence ATGAGTACTTTGTTGAATGAGATTCAGCTCGCAAGGGCGAAAAGTGTGTCTTTAAGTGATGATTCATTAATCGTTGACCTTACGGATGGACGAACCATTTCTGTGCCTCTGGCCTGGTATCCTCGGCTGGTTCACGGCTCTCCTAAAGAACGCAACCATTTGGAAATAATCGGCAATGGCCAAGGCATTCACTGGCCAGACCTCGATGAAGATCTAAGCATTGAAGGATTGTTACTCGGAAAAACATCCGGTGAAAGCCAGCGTTCTCTGCAGAATTGGCTAAAAAAACGCAATAAGCAAAAGCGCAAAAAGTAG
- a CDS encoding S8 family serine peptidase: MKRTLFFVLFCVAWTLLASAGETKKLERIYDRDGDRIFENLRERMQKAKSHELLPVVILYREETPVAGTFAARLNHIRPEKIKYSYRNIPAVSLSMTASQIEVAKTDPWVKHIELDSRVKATMDTARDSFGVDAIKSQFGYTGNADGIKGNYSKNDIVVAVLDTGVADDHPDLKGKVLYWNDYVNGRSKPYDDNSHGTLVSGIVLGSGKGKKKYAGVAPQAALVSIKVLDSQGSGFISDVIAGIDEVIDRRVEFNIRVLNLSLAIPGSSAGDDATSEVANRAVSSGIVVVVAAGNDGPDSETIGSPSAATKVITVGAGSDLGERGFALAAFSSRGPTADGRTKPDLWGPGVRIHTTYYKGGGYRGFNGTSFSSPFVAGVVALMLEANPGLKPRRIKRILIRGAENWAPGAKNNEAGGGRLQAYDAITKAAAITEDLDPPDVPKVLFVKTSIDTNQTHSYTFNVTDIKHHIAITAVVYNFNISGTGLVMELVSPTNSVVATQNNFSRQEAITFKPLITGVYTIRVTGQGGFTPYLLDISADRD, from the coding sequence ATGAAACGTACACTCTTTTTTGTTCTATTTTGCGTTGCCTGGACGTTACTGGCGTCCGCAGGTGAAACCAAGAAACTGGAGAGGATTTACGATCGCGACGGCGATCGAATTTTCGAGAATCTGCGGGAGCGAATGCAAAAAGCAAAATCACATGAACTTTTACCTGTTGTGATCTTGTACAGAGAAGAGACACCGGTTGCCGGCACTTTTGCTGCCCGTCTCAATCATATCCGGCCTGAAAAAATCAAGTATTCTTACCGCAACATACCGGCCGTTTCCTTGTCCATGACTGCGAGTCAAATAGAAGTAGCAAAGACGGATCCATGGGTTAAGCATATTGAACTTGATTCGAGAGTGAAAGCTACGATGGATACCGCGCGTGATTCATTTGGTGTCGACGCGATCAAATCACAATTTGGTTATACCGGCAATGCAGACGGAATCAAAGGGAATTACAGCAAGAACGACATTGTCGTTGCAGTACTGGATACCGGAGTGGCGGACGATCATCCGGATCTAAAAGGCAAGGTGCTTTACTGGAATGATTACGTCAACGGCCGATCCAAACCTTACGATGATAACAGTCACGGTACGCTTGTTTCGGGAATCGTTTTGGGCTCAGGCAAGGGCAAGAAGAAATACGCGGGTGTTGCCCCGCAGGCAGCCCTGGTATCGATAAAAGTGCTGGACAGCCAAGGGAGTGGATTTATTTCCGATGTGATTGCCGGCATTGATGAGGTGATTGATCGCAGGGTGGAGTTTAACATTCGCGTTCTAAATCTGAGTCTCGCCATTCCGGGCAGTTCCGCAGGAGACGACGCAACCTCCGAGGTAGCCAACCGGGCAGTATCATCGGGTATCGTGGTAGTCGTAGCTGCCGGCAACGATGGTCCGGATAGTGAAACGATTGGTTCACCTTCTGCCGCGACAAAAGTAATTACAGTGGGTGCAGGCTCCGATCTTGGAGAACGCGGATTCGCTCTTGCAGCATTCTCCAGTCGCGGTCCGACAGCCGATGGTCGAACAAAACCCGATCTCTGGGGCCCCGGCGTCCGGATTCATACTACTTACTACAAGGGTGGTGGTTATCGTGGATTTAACGGCACAAGCTTTTCGTCTCCTTTTGTCGCAGGAGTCGTGGCACTGATGCTGGAGGCCAACCCTGGGCTCAAACCGAGACGCATCAAGAGGATCCTGATTCGTGGCGCAGAGAACTGGGCGCCAGGCGCCAAGAATAATGAAGCGGGTGGTGGACGCTTACAGGCCTATGACGCCATCACGAAAGCCGCCGCGATTACCGAGGATTTGGATCCGCCTGATGTGCCAAAGGTCTTGTTCGTAAAAACTTCGATCGATACCAATCAAACACATTCTTACACTTTTAACGTGACGGACATCAAGCACCATATCGCGATTACAGCTGTCGTTTACAATTTCAATATTTCAGGAACGGGCCTTGTCATGGAATTAGTGTCACCAACCAACAGTGTCGTTGCTACGCAGAATAATTTTTCACGACAAGAAGCGATCACTTTTAAGCCTCTGATCACGGGTGTCTACACGATTCGTGTGACAGGACAGGGAGGATTTACTCCCTATTTGCTCGATATTTCCGCCGACCGCGATTAA